The genomic DNA CCACCAGGGATGTGAAAACTCCTCTAAGGATTCCTCAGTATGAGGGGGATGCAGCACTATTAAAGCCTtatcatcaaatgcagaatcaaattccaacaagaaatcGGCCAAGGCTTGTCCGTTAATTGCCATACGGGGCATGTATTCCTagtcaaactgtcccaactccatAGCCCATTTCAGCATCCTCCCTGATAATTCTGGTTTGTGAAGAACTTGCCGCAAAGGATATTCTGTACGAACTTCAATTCTATGGGCCTGGAAGTATGGGCGTAGCTTCCTCGATGCAAGGATCAAGGCATAAACCAGCTTCTCCATTCTCGTATAGCGAGTTTCAGTATCGTGCCATCGCTTGCTCACATAATATACCGGTGACTATTGCGTGTATTCTTCCCTTACCAGTACAACGCTAATTGAATACTCAAAAACTGCAAGGTATAGGATTAGGGATTCTCCATCTAATGGTTTTGACAATATAGGAGGGTTCCCCAGTTGTTCCTTGATCTTCCTAAAAGCTTCCTCACATTCTGGTGTCCATACAAAGTCCTTCCCTGCCACTTTGATTTCCTTAAAGAATTATTTGCACCTGTCGGATGATTTAGAGACAAATCTATTCAATGCGGCGATCCTCCCAGTTAGAATTTGCACCTACTTCATATTGGTGGGAGATTTCATATCCAGCAGTGCTTTAATCTTTGCAGAATTAGCTTTAATTCCTCTATGATTGACGATGAACCCTAGAAACTTGCCTAACTCTACTCCGAACACACACTTCTGCGGATTCAACCTCATGCAAAAGCTCCTCAGAATGTTGAATGACTCCATACGAAGACATCGAGATTTTTAACCAAAAAATGGGTAAGTCTTTCCCTCATTTCATCAGTGAGCTGAGATCCCACCTTCAAAACTTGCTTGGGTCATCTTTGTCGACCGGAACGGATATTGTGTCTTTGGTCGGCCCCGCTTTCTCGGCAggcatagggatcctgggatccagatcaaaatcaaagtctcgggggtcCTCGACCTGCATTCTTGCATCCGAGGGCGCGTCCCTATGTGTGGGAGCATCTACCTCAGAACAGGGAATGGATTTATGTAATGCAGGTGTGGAGGGCGTGTCCTCGTTtcgaggagcatcaacctcaattcCATTTTCACTCTTCAAGGGTGCGTCCTTGTTTTGAGGAGCATCCATCTTGAGGCTACTTTCAAGACTTTGtaaaatctcacttcttccttccaacCTTTCTCTGTTAGCCTCCTTTTGCATGATCCTCTCTATATGGTTCACTACAACTTCTTCTACACTGTGGATCCTCGAAACATTCCTGATCGTCAAAACAGGGGTCTCGGTTGCATGAGTTCTTCTTTATCTGGACCTTCCACAAAATAATAGGTATAAACCTGTCCACTTGGTTTGGTCTGAATGTCCTCTGCATCCTCAAATGGAAGACCTTTTCCCTCATACCTTCTCCGGAGAAATTCTTGAACAGCCTTGTGTTAGCAGTCGCGTGACTCGTATTGCAATCCTATCAGACTGCCCACTCCGTTAGGCGTTGAGAACTTTATCATCAGgtgatgtatcgaggttatcaccctgaagGCTCGCAACCAAGGTCTGCCCATCAGCACATTGTGCGCGGAGTCCTGATCCAGCACTTTAAAGTCTATCATTTGAGTGACAGATAGAGCTCCTTCCCCGAGTGTGACAGGAAGCCTAACCGAACCCATAACTCTCACTACCTCTCCAGTAAAGCCGTAGACGTGCACGTCTTCGAAATTCATGTTGCTATCTAGGAAACCCAATATTTTGTACGTGCTGTAATACAGGATGTTTGCAGAGCTCCCGTTGTCCAAGAAGACTCGATGCACGTTCATTGCCCCAATAAGCATAGTTATTACCATTGCATCAATATGAGGATGGTGTACCCATCTTGACTCTCTTTCCCTGAATGTAATGTTAGCTGATTCCCCTTTGAATATTTTCGAAGGCCTATCTTCCAAGCTATGAATATTGGTGAGTGGCGGGTGTCGTGCTTCTCTCACATTTCTTTCTAATGCCCGATTACTATCGCCAACAAACGGGTGTCCCCTAAAAATTGCCCGGATACTACCAGCTCTTTGGAACTTAACTTCCACTGTCTTTTCAATGTCCCCTGCCGGTGTGGGACGCCTTTCATCTTTGCCCTTATCATCGTTTCCCCTATATCGGTTCACCTTATCAATCCACTCACCCAAATATCCGGccttgatcaattcttcaatttcatcttttaggtgACGACACTCGTGGGTGTCATAGCTAGTAGACTCATGATAGTCACAATATTTTTTCTTGTCCCTACTCTGCCATGAGGTCAGACGGTTTATTTTTCGAAAAATTCCTTTGTCCTTATTTACCTCGAAAATATGATCAATGGATGCTGCTAGCGGAGTGTAATTGCTTACCCTCCTTTCATAATTTGACGGAGGACTCCATTCTCTCTGCGTGTTCACGGCATTCACTCTATTAGGGCTTCGGGCATTCCGCTGGTAATCTGGACGCATGGATCTATCTCTCCTCTTAGCTCGCCCCTTGGAGTTGTGGGTGTTATCATTTTTCTTTGTTTCAGCAAGCGATTGCTCAATCACTTTGAAGGACTCCGCTTGCGAAAGTACATCGGCTAAAGACACAGGGTCCTTTCCTTGCAAGTGTTTCCATAAATCTGTTCCCACGCGCAGACCAACTATAAGAAGTATTTTCAGTGTCTCATCAGTCTCGCCTCTCACCAAGGTAGACTCTGTATTGAAACTTTTGAAGTATGAGGTCAAGCTTTCCCCTTCCTTTTGTTTCATATTGGCCAGCGTGGTAACCGGTGGCGTGTACTTCACCGCAGCTTGGAACTGAGTTAGaaacaaagttttcatctgttcccaggaTGTAATCACCCCtggaccaagtttttggaaccaTTGTTGAGCACCTTCTCTAAAGGTGGCCGCCAGAAGACGATATCGTGCCAAATCAGGCACCTAATACACATCCATCTCAATGTTGAAACGCCCCAGGAACTCTACAAGGTCGGAGTTCCCATGAAAACGCAAGTCATTAGTTGTGTTCCTATATCCTGCAGGCAGCTGCGCTTCCCTCACAATAGCAGCAAAAGGGGAAGGAGCTTGCGCAGTCGCTGTTACCCTACCTCCTTTAAGATGGTTGAGAAACCTCTTAAGATCGTTCATATTAAACATCCCTAATCCAGGAATGGTTTGAACGTTGATTTGTTGGGATTGCTCCGCAACTTGTTGTTGTTCCCCTTGGTTACCCCCCGGGTGTACCGGTGGATCTCgccgcccctcgccctgaggctgcggCTGTGGTATGTTGCCATCTTGATTTTGAACATTCCCTCACGCACGAGGTTCCTTCTGACCGTGTCTTGGTATCCCATCATTGTTTTGCAACCTTTCTTGGATTCGCACGCCGTCTCGGTCATGAGGACGCGTCCTGGACCCATTGCCTATAACACTGTGGGAAGCTATAGGAACAACGACATGGGCTTCTTCAATGGAGGGCGCGCCATCCCTCCTTCCATTGTATGGCGCCCTTCCATGTTGATATCCCATCCTTCCTCGTCCATTCCTTTGATAGCCTCAGATGATTTAGAGACAAATCTATTCAATGCGGCGATCCTCCCAGTTAGAATTTGCACCTACTTCACATTGGTGGGAGATTTCATATCCAGCAGTGCTTTAATCTTTGCAGAGTTAGCTTTAATTCCTCTATGATTGACGATGAACCCTAGAAACTTGCCTAACTTTACTCCGAACACACACTTCTGCGGATTTAACCTCATGCGAAAGCTCCTCAGAATGTTGAACATTTCCGTCAAGTGCTTGACATGATCGTTGCCTCCTTGGATTTTACcaacatatcatccacatatacctCCATGGTTCTCCCAATCTGATTCTTgaacatcatgttcaccaatctttgGTAGGTCGCGCCTGCTTTGATCAATCCAAATGGCATCCCTACGTAGCAGTGTAGTCCTCTATCAGTAATAAAGGATGTATGCTCCTGATCAGGACCGTACATGGGAATTTGGTTATaaccggagtatgcatccataaagCTTAACAAGGCATGCCCTACCGTCGCGTCAACCAGCTGATCAATTCGGGGGAGCGGAAAGCTGTCCTTCGGAAAGCCTTATTTAGATGTGTAAAAtctacacatgtcctccacttcccattcggTTTTTTCACAAGCACCAGATTCATGAGCCACTCGAGGTAGTAAGATTCTTTGATCAACCCCACTTCCAACAGTCGGTCCACTTCTTCCTTTAATGCTATCGCCCTTTCCCTGCCCACCGGGCGATGCTTTTATCGTACCCCGTGCAATTATGGAAGATGTTCAATCGATGACATATTACCCCTGGGTCGATTCACACCATGTCTGAATGACTCCATACGAAGACATCAAGATTTTTAACCTAAAAATGGGTAAGTCTTTCCCTCATTTCATCAGTGAGCTGAGATCCCACCTTCAAAACTTGTTTGGGTCATCTTTGTCGACCGGAACGGATATTGTGTCTTTGGTCGGCCCCGCTTTCTCGGCAggcatagggatcctgggatccagatcaaaatcaaagtctcgggggtcCTCGACCTCCATTCTTGCATCCGAGGGCGCGTCCCTATGTGTGGGAGCATCTACCTCAGAACAGGGAATGGATTTGTGTAATGTAGGTGTGGAGGGCTTGTCCTCATTtcgaggagcatcaacctcaattcCATTTTCACTCTTCAAGGGTGCGTCCTTGttttgaggagcatccaccttgaGGCTACTTTCAAGACTTTGtaaaatctcacttcttccttccaacCTTTCTCCGTTAACCTCCTTTTGCATGATCCTCTCTATATGGTTCACTACGACTTCTTCTACACTGCGGATCCTCGAAACATTCCTGATCGTCAAAACAGGGGTCTCGGTTGCATGAGTTCTTCTTTATCTGGACCTTCCACAAAATAATAGGCATAAACCTGTCCACTTGGTTTTGTCTGAATGTCCTCTGCATCCTCAAATGGAAGACCTTTTCCCTCATACCTTCTCCGGAGAAAATCTTTAacagccttgtgatagcagtcgCGTGACTCGTATTGCGATCCTATCAGACTGCCCACTCCGTTAGGCgttgggaactttatcatcaggtgatgtatcgaggttatcaccctgaatGCTCGTAACCAAGGTCTGCCCATCAGCACATTGTGAGTGGAGTCTTGATCCAGCACTTTAAAGTCTATCATTTGAGTGACAGATAGAGCTCCTTCCCCGAGTGTGACAGGAAGCCTAACCGAACCCATAACTCTCACTACCTCTCCAGTAAAGCCGTAGACGTGCACGTCTTCAAAATTCATGTTGCTATCTAGGAAACCCAATTTTTTGTACGTGCTGTAATACAGGATATTTGCAGAGCTCCCGTTGTCCAAGAAGACTCGATGCACGTTCATTGCCCCAATAAGCATAGTTATTACCATTGCATCAATATGAGGATGGTGTACCCATCTTGACTCTCTTTCCCTGAATGTAATGTTAGCTGATTCCCCTTTGAATATTTTCGAAGGACTATCTTCCAAGCTATGAATATTGGTGAGTGGCGGGTGTCGTGCTTCTCTCATATTTCTTTCTAACGCCCGATTACTATCGCCAACAAATGGGTGTCCCCTAAAAATTGCCCGGATACTACCAGCTCTTTGGAACTTAACTTCCACTGTCCTTTCAATGTCCCCTGCCGGTGTGGGACGCCTTTCATCTTTGCCCTTATCATCGTTTCCCCTATATCGCTTCACCTTATCAATCCACTCACCCAAATATCCGGccttgatcaattcttcaatttcatcttttaggtgATGACACTCATGGCTGTCGTGGCTAGTAGACTCATGGTAGTCACAATATTTTTTCTTGTCCCTACTCTGCCATGAGGTCAGACGGTTTAGTTTTCGAAAAATTCCTTTGTCCTTATTTACCTCGAAAATATGATCAATGGATACTGCTAGCGGAGTGTAATTGCTTACCCTCTTTTCATAATTTGACGGAGGACTCCATTCTCTCTGCGTGTTCACGGCATTCACTCTATTAGGGCTTCGGGCATTCCGCTGGTAATCTGGACGCATGGATCTATCTCTCCTCTTAGCTCGCCCCTTGGAGTTGTGGGTGTTATCATTTTTCTTTGTTTCAGCAAGCGATTGCTCAATCACTTTGAAGGACTCCGCTTGCGAAAGTACATCGGCTAACGACACAGGGTCCTTTCCTTGAAAGTATTTCCATAAATTTGTTCCCACGCGCAGACCAACTATAAGAAGTATTTTCAGTGTCTCATCAGTCTCGCCTCTCACCAAGGTAGACTCTGTATTGAAACTTTTAAAGTATGAGGTCAAGCTTTCCCCTTCCTTTTGTTTCATATTGGCCAGCGTGGTAACCGGTGGCGTGTACTTCACCGCAGCTTGGAACTGAGTTAGaaacaaagttttcatctgttcTCAGGATGTAATCACCCCtggaccaagtttttggaaccaTTGTTGAGCACCTTCTCTAAAGGTGGCCGCCAGAAGACGATATCGCGCCAAATCAGGCACCTAATACACATCCATCTCAATGTTGAAACGCCCCAGGAACTCTACAAGGTCGGAGTTCCCATGAAAATGCAAGTCATTAGTTGTGTTCCTGTATCCTGCAGGCAGCTGCGCTTCCCTCACAACAGCAGCAAAAGGGGAAGGAGCTTGCGCAGTCGCTGTTACCCTACCTCCTTCAAGACGGTTGAGAAACCTCTTAAGATCGTTCATATTAAACATCCCTAATCCAGGAATGGTTTGAATGTTGATTTGTTGGG from Apium graveolens cultivar Ventura chromosome 5, ASM990537v1, whole genome shotgun sequence includes the following:
- the LOC141660003 gene encoding uncharacterized protein LOC141660003, encoding MKTLFLTQFQAAVKYTPPVTTLANMKQKEGESLTSYFKSFNTESTLVRGETDETLKILLIVGLRVGTNLWKYFQGKDPVSLADVLSQAESFKVIEQSLAETKKNDNTHNSKGRAKRRDRSMRPDYQRNARSPNRVNAVNTQREWSPPSNYEKRVSNYTPLAVSIDHIFEVNKDKGIFRKLNRLTSWQSRDKKKYCDYHESTSHDSHECHHLKDEIEELIKAGYLGEWIDKVKRYRGNDDKGKDERRPTPAGDIERTVEVKFQRAGSIRAIFRGHPFVGDSNRALERNMREARHPPLTNIHSLEDSPSKIFKGESANITFRERESRWVHHPHIDAMVITMLIGAMNVHRVFLDNGSSANILYYSTYKKLGFLDSNMNFEDVHVYGFTGEVVRVMGSVRLPVTLGEGALSVTQMIDFKVLDQDSTHNVLMGRPWLRAFRVITSIHHLMIKFPTPNGVGSLIGSQYESRDCYHKAVKDFLRRRYEGKGLPFEDAEDIQTKPSGQVYAYYFVEGPDKEELMQPRPLF